gttaaaaCCCGATTCCAGGTTTTTTTCCCGGGTTCCCTTTTTTATGCACCACTAGCACCCATACCATTTGCCCTTGAGTggatatataatttttttataaaaataaataaataaaggcaTATTATTTATATCCAATACCCATATAGTCGCTGCCTCTTTCtgtaaaccctaaaccctaattcttcatcACCCTCCTTCATTGCGGCAGCAACTCTTTACTCTTCAGTGGTATAACTCTTTCTAGGGTTCATTATTTTCCCTTCACTTCATCCTCCTCCACCTCTTCCTTCTTGCAACATTAATCTTCTTGTTATTACCAACAAAGtcagaaaaaaaaaaccactaaTTTACATTCTTTTTCAGGAGTAATTGAAAGAAGTCACAAGAATGTTAGTGCTTTTTGAAACCCCAGCGGGTTTTGCCCTTTTCAAAGTACTCGATGAAGGAAAGCTTTCCAAAGTCGATGTAAGTACATACATATCATACGATTGTTTACATTCATGtttatgtatgtatattatatgtTTCTGATTGTACTGATCTTTTGTTTACAGGATTTGTGGAAGGAGTTCTCATCTGCCGACACAGCCAGACAGGTCTTTTTCATCACTATCATATACTtcattttgtttttcaatttctagtttattttttttttcaaaatatatattttattgcTGTGTTTTTGTTGTTTCATTTGAACTAATTTTCAAGTTCACAATTTGTATCAACTGAGTAGATTTTTGATTAACAGATTATGATTGTATAAAATAAATCTATGATTTGTGAGAAGAATTAAGTAATGATCTTTGAATTTTTTTCATATGtttcatttcacatatgcttggTTGTGAACACTGGTTGGCTTTTTAGAGTTTTGACAAAAAAACATGTATTTATGAACTCAACTACAGGTTGTAAAGCTAAAAGCTTTCTCGAAATTCGAGAACACATCTGAAGCGCTGTCAGCCGCAACCCTGTTGGTTGAAAGCAAGCCCAGCAAAGGTTTGCGTAAGTTCTTGCGTGCTCATTGTGACGGTGAGTCGTTGGCTGTTGCTGACTCCAAGCTTGGAAATGCTATCAAGGAAAAACTGGTACGTTGTACTTGCGGTTTGAATGTTTGTAAGTTCTTTGCAATGTAATTggattttaattttaatatcaAAGCGCTATTATCCAGCAAATAGACTGTGTTCACAACACAGCTGTCATGGAGCTTATGAGGGGAGTAAGAAGTCAATTGACAGAACTCATTACCGGTTTAGGTGCGCAAGATCTAGCGCCGATGAGCTTGGGTTTGTCTCATAGTTTGTCTAGATATAAGCTTAAGTTCAGCCCAGATAAGGTAACCTTTTTTTCATTCGTTAATAATATGATGATGGTAAGATGAATATgaatttgaaaagtttgtttACGAATATGATTGTAACAGGTTGACACTATGATTATTCAAGCTATCGGGTTGTTAGATGATCTCGATAAAGAGCTTAACACGTATGCAATGAGGGTTCGTGAATGGTACGGTTGGCATTTTCCCGAGCTTGCTAAGATTGTTCAAGACAACATTCTTTATGCTAAAGCAGTTAAGCTCATGGGTTACCGCACAAATGCTGCAAAGCTTGATTTTTCTGAGGTAcgcatatattttattatttctcCACCTTGTTGCTCTTTTCacacaaagattttcccattgcTAAGACCAGCGTTTAATCGTTAAAACAGATTTTATCAGAAGAGATTGAGACAGAACTAAAAGAGGCTGCTGTTGTTTCCATGGGAACTGAAGTTAGCGAACTTGATTTAGTGAATATTAAGGATCTTTGCGACCAAGTGTTGTCGCTTTCTGAGTACAGAGCACAACTGTATGATTATTTAAAAAGCAGGATGAACACAATTGCCCCGAATCTCACTGCAATTGTCGGGGAGCTTGTTGGTGCCCGTCTTATTGCTCATGGTGGTAGCTTGTTGAACCTTGCGAAACAGCCCGGGAGTACCGTTCAGATTCTTGGTGCTGAAAAGGCTCTTTTCAGGGCTTTGAAGACAAAACATGCAACCCCTAAATACGGGCTTATCTATCATGCAA
Above is a window of Helianthus annuus cultivar XRQ/B chromosome 14, HanXRQr2.0-SUNRISE, whole genome shotgun sequence DNA encoding:
- the LOC110904187 gene encoding probable nucleolar protein 5-2, with translation MLVLFETPAGFALFKVLDEGKLSKVDDLWKEFSSADTARQVVKLKAFSKFENTSEALSAATLLVESKPSKGLRKFLRAHCDGESLAVADSKLGNAIKEKLQIDCVHNTAVMELMRGVRSQLTELITGLGAQDLAPMSLGLSHSLSRYKLKFSPDKVDTMIIQAIGLLDDLDKELNTYAMRVREWYGWHFPELAKIVQDNILYAKAVKLMGYRTNAAKLDFSEILSEEIETELKEAAVVSMGTEVSELDLVNIKDLCDQVLSLSEYRAQLYDYLKSRMNTIAPNLTAIVGELVGARLIAHGGSLLNLAKQPGSTVQILGAEKALFRALKTKHATPKYGLIYHASLIGQAAPKHKGKISRSLAAKTALAIRYDALGDNQDNSMGVENRLKLEARLRNLEGRELGRSAGSTKGKPKIEAYNKDFKKDGAMITPAKTYNAAADSVLGRIEAEAEAEKDVEMAPSDEGKKDKKKKKKKTVADEEEEKPEEGKKIDKKKKKHAAAEETTEEQQNEEENVEKKKKKKRKHAEADDEDEAETEKPKKKKDKKKKKTEE